One genomic segment of Desmodus rotundus isolate HL8 chromosome 5, HLdesRot8A.1, whole genome shotgun sequence includes these proteins:
- the APBB1 gene encoding amyloid beta precursor protein binding family B member 1 isoform X2 has protein sequence MFSQDFFLAIILQDSSPDSFWNPNAFETDSDLPAGWMRVQDTSGTYYWHIPTGTTQWEPPGRASPSQGSSPREESQLTWTGFAHREGYEDGEFWRDEPSEEAPMDLGLKDPEEGTLPFPAQSLSPEPLPQEEEKLPQRNANPGIKCFAVRSLGWVEMTEEELAPGRSSVAVNNCIRQLCYHKNNLHDPMSGGWGEGKDLLLQLEDETLKLVEPQSQALLHAQPIVSIRVWGVGRDSGRDFAYVARDKLTQMLKCHVFRCEAPAKNIATSLHEICSKIMAERRNARCLVNGLSLDHSKLVDVPFQVEFPAPKNELVQKFQVYYLGNVPVAKPVGVDVINGALESVLSSSSREQWTPSHVSVAPATLTILHQQTEAVLGECRVRFLSFLAVGRDVHTFAFIMAAGPASFCCHMFWCEPNAASLSEAVQAACMLRYQKCLDARSQASTSCLPAPPAESVARRVGWTVRRGVQSLWGSLKPKRLGAHTP, from the exons ATGTTCTCCCAGGACTTTTTCCTGGCCATCATCCTGCAGGACAGCAGCCCAG ATTCCTTCTGGAACCCTAACGCCTTCGAGACGGATTCCGACCTGCCGGCTGGATGGATGAGAGTTCAGGACACCTCAGGGACTTACTACTGGCACATCCCAACAGGGACCACCCAGTGGGAGCCCCCTGGCCGGGCCTCCCCCTCCCAGGGAAGCAGCCCCCGAGAGGAGTCCCAG CTCACCTGGACAGGCTTTGCCCACAGAGAAGGCTATGAGGATGGAGAATTTTGGAGG GATGAACCCAGTGAGGAAGCACCAATGGATTTGGGATTGAAGGACCCTGAGGAGGGGACACTGCCCTTCCCGGCTCAGAGCCTCAG CCCAGAGCCATTACCCCAAGAGGAGGAGAAGCTGCCCCAAAGGAATGCCAACCCAGGGATCAAG TGTTTTGCCGTGCGCTCCCTAGGCTGGGTGGAGATGACCGAGGAGGAGCTGGCCCCTGGACGCAGCAGCGTGGCCGTCAACAACTGTATCCGTCAGCTCTGCTACCACAAAAACAATCTGCACGACCCCAtgtctgggggctggggggag GGAAAGGAtctgctgctgcagctggaggATGAGACGCTAAAGCTGGTGGAGCCACAGAGTCAGGCCCTGCTGCACGCCCAGCCCATCGTCAGCATTCGCGTGTGGGGCGTCGGGCGGGACAGTGGAAG GGACTTTGCCTACGTAGCTCGTGATAAGCTGACCCAGATGCTCAAGTGCCACGTGTTTCGCTGTGAGGCACCTGCCAAGAACATCGCCACCAGCCTGCATGAGATCTGCTCTAAG aTCATGGCTGAACGGCGCAATGCCCGCTGTTTGGTAAATGGACTCTCCCTGGACCACTCTAAACTTGTAGACGTCCCTTTCCAAG TGGAATTCCCAGCACCTAAGAATGAGTTGGTGCAAAAGTTCCAAGTCTATTATCTGGGGAATGTTCCTGTGGCTAAACCTGTTG GTGTAGACGTAATAAATGGGGCCCTGGAATCCGTCCTGTCTTCCAGTAGCCGTGAGCAGTGGACACCAAGTCATGTCAGTGTGGCCCCTGCCACCCTCACTATCTTGCATCAGCAG ACAGAGGCGGTGCTGGGAGAGTGTCGGGTACGTTTCCTCTCCTTCCTAGCGGTGGGCAGAGATGTCCACACGTTTGCATTCATCATGGCTGCTGGCCCAGCCTCCTTCTGCTGCCACATGTTCTGGTGCGAGCCTAATGCTGCCAGCCTCTCCGAAGCTGTGCAGGCTGCATGCATG CTCCGCTACCAGAAGTGTCTCGATGCCCGCTCCCAGGcctccacctcctgcctccctgcaccccctgctGAGTCTGTTGCCCGCCGTGTAGGGTGGACTGTCCGCAGGGGTGTTCAGTCGCTGTGGGGCTCCCTCAAGCCCAAACGCCTGGGGGCCCATACCCCCTGA
- the SMPD1 gene encoding sphingomyelin phosphodiesterase: MPSHGVNPGRSHPRSSRDHRWDRSFGASSLGLLWMALALALLDSLVLWTPAGAHPLPTQGLFSTFGHVVPQLQKTFGWWNLTCPVCKGLFTAIDFGLQNEVNVARVGSLAIKLCKLLKIAPPTVCESAVHLFEDDMVEVWRRSVLSPSEACGLLLGSTCGNWDIFSSWNISLPAVPKPSPKPPNPPAPGAPVSRVLFLTDLHWDQDYLEGTDPDCEDPLCCRRGSGLPPSSRPGAGYWGEYSKCDLPLRTLESLLSSLGPAGPFDMVYWTGDIPAHNVWHQSRQDQLQALTTVTALVKKYLGPVPVYPAVGNHESTPVNSFPPPFVEGNHSSRWLYEAMTKAWEPWLPAEALHTLRIGGFYALSPYPGLRLISLNMNFCSRENFWLLINSTDPAGQLQWLVGELQAAEDRGDKVHIIGHIPPGHCLKSWSWNYYRIVARYENILAGQFFGHTHVDEFEVFYDEETLSRPLSVAFLAPSATTYISLNPGYRVYQIDGNYPESSHVVLDHETYILNLTQANQPRATPHWHLLYKARETYGLPNALPGAWHDLVYRMRGDTQLFQTFWFLYHKGHPPSEPCGTPCRLATLCAQLSARSDSPALCRHLLSNADVSEVQSLRPRPPLC; this comes from the exons ATGCCGAGCCACGGAGTAAATCCCGGCAGGAGCCACCCCAGGTCCTCCAGGGACCACCGATGGGACAGATCCTTCGGAGCCTCCAGCCTGGGGCTCCTGTGGATGGCGCTGGCGTTGGCCCTGCTCGATTCCCTCGTCCTCTGGACTCCTGCGGGGGCTCACCCGCTTCCCACACAAGGCCTTTTCTCCACTTTCGGTCACGTAGTGCCCCAGCTCCAGAAAACCTTTGGGTGGTGGAACCTCACCTGCCCAGTTTGCAAAGGCCTGTTCACTGCCATCGACTTTGGACTGCAG AATGAGGTCAATGTGGCCCGGGTGGGTTCCCTGGCCATCAAGCTGTGCAAGCTGCTGAAGATAGCACCACCCACTGTGTGCGAGTCAGCTGTCCACCTCTTTGAAGATGACATGGTGGAGGTGTGGAGACGCTCAGTACTGAGCCCATCTGAGGCCTGTGGCCTGCTCCTGGGCTCCACCTGTGGGAATTGGGACATTTTCTCATCTTGGAACATCTCCTTGCCAGCTGTGCCGAAGCCATCCCCCAAGCCACCCaatcccccagccccaggtgccCCTGTCAGCCGGGTCCTCTTCCTCACTGACCTGCACTGGGATCAGGACTACCTGGAGGGCACAGACCCTGACTGTGAGGACCCGCTTTGTTGCCGCCGGGGTTCTGGCCTGCCACCCTCCTCCCGCCCAGGTGCTGGATACTGGGGCGAGTACAGCAAGTGTGACCTGCCCCTGCGGACTCTGGAGAGCCTGTTGAGCAGTCTGGGCCCCGCCGGCCCTTTTGATATGGTCTACTGGACAGGAGATATCCCTGCGCATAACGTCTGGCACCAGTCTCGTCAGGACCAGCTGCAGGCCCTGACCACTGTGACAGCCCTCGTGAAGAAGTACTTGGGGCCGGTGCCTGTGTATCCTGCTGTAGGCAACCACGAAAGCACTCCTGTCAACAGCTTCCCTCCCCCCTTCGTAGAGGGCAACCACTCTTCCCGCTGGCTCTATGAGGCAATGACCAAGGCATGGGAGCCCTGGCTGCCTGCTGAAGCCCTTCACACCCTCAG AATTGGGGGGTTCTATGCCCTTTCCCCATACCCCGGCCTCCGCCTCATCTCTCTCAATATGAATTTTTGTTCCCGTGAGAACTTCTGGCTCTTGATCAACTCCACAGATCCCGCTGGACAGCTCCAGTGGCTGGTGGGGGAGCTTCAGGCTGCTGAGGATCGAGGAGACAAg GTGCACATAATTGGCCACATTCCCCCAGGGCACTGCCTGAAGAGCTGGAGCTGGAATTATTACCGAATTGTAGCCAg GTACGAGAACATCTTGGCTGGTCAATTCTTTGGCCACACCCACGTGGATGAATTTGAAGTCTTCTATGACGAGGAAACCCTGAGCCGGCCGCTATCTGTAGCCTTCCTGGCACCCAGTGCCACCACTTACATCAGTCTTAATCCTG GTTACCGGGTCTACCAAATAGATGGCAACTACCCAGAGAGCTCTCACGTGGTCCTAGATCACGAGACCTACATTCTGAACCTGACGCAGGCTAATCAGCCCAGAGCCACTCCACACTGGCATCTCCTGTACAAGGCTCGAGAAACGTACGGGCTGCCCAATGCACTGCCTGGAGCCTGGCACGACTTGGTATACCGCATGCGAGGAGACACGCAGCTATTCCAGACCTTCTGGTTCCTCTACCATAAGGGCCACCCGCCCTCTGAGCCCTGCGGCACACCCTGCCGCCTCGCTACTCTGTGTGCCCAGCTCTCCGCCCGCTCCGACAGCCCTGCTCTGTGTCGCCACCTGTTGTCAAATGCGGATGTCTCTGAGGTCCAGAGCCTGCGGCCACGCCCACCACTCTGCTAG
- the APBB1 gene encoding amyloid beta precursor protein binding family B member 1 isoform X1: protein MSVPSSLSQSAINANSHGGPALSLPLPLHAAHNQLLNAKLQATAVGPKDLRSAMGEGSGPEPGPANAKWLKEGQNQLRRAATAHRDQNRNVTLTLAEEASQEPEMAPLGPKGLMHLYSELELSAHNAANRGLRGPGLIISTQDQGPDEGEEKAAGEAEEDDEEEDEEEEEDLSSPPGLPEPLESVEVPPGPQALADGPREHSKSASLLFGMRNSAASDEDSSWATLSQGSPSYGSPEDTDSFWNPNAFETDSDLPAGWMRVQDTSGTYYWHIPTGTTQWEPPGRASPSQGSSPREESQLTWTGFAHREGYEDGEFWRDEPSEEAPMDLGLKDPEEGTLPFPAQSLSPEPLPQEEEKLPQRNANPGIKCFAVRSLGWVEMTEEELAPGRSSVAVNNCIRQLCYHKNNLHDPMSGGWGEGKDLLLQLEDETLKLVEPQSQALLHAQPIVSIRVWGVGRDSGRDFAYVARDKLTQMLKCHVFRCEAPAKNIATSLHEICSKIMAERRNARCLVNGLSLDHSKLVDVPFQVEFPAPKNELVQKFQVYYLGNVPVAKPVGVDVINGALESVLSSSSREQWTPSHVSVAPATLTILHQQTEAVLGECRVRFLSFLAVGRDVHTFAFIMAAGPASFCCHMFWCEPNAASLSEAVQAACMLRYQKCLDARSQASTSCLPAPPAESVARRVGWTVRRGVQSLWGSLKPKRLGAHTP from the exons ATGTCTGTTCCATCGTCACTGAGCCAGTCGGCCATTAACGCCAACAGCCACGGAGGCCCTGCCCTGAGCTTACCCCTGCCCCTGCACGCTGCTCACAACCAGCTGCTCAACGCCAAGCTGcaggccacagctgtgggacCCAAAGACTTGCGCAGCGCCATGGGGGAGGGTAGTGGGCCTGAGCCAGGCCCTGCCAATGCCAAGTGGCTAAAGGAGGGCCAGAACCAGCTCCGGCGGGCTGCTACTGCCCACCGTGACCAGAACCGAAATGTGACCTTGACCCTGGCAGAGGAAGCCAGTCAGGAACCTGAGATGGCCCCTTTGGGCCCCAAAGGCCTGATGCACCTGTACTCTGAGCTGGAGCTTTCTGCCCACAATGCGGCCAACCGAGGGCTCCGAGGACCCGGCCTGATCATCAGCACCCAAGATCAGGGGCCAgatgagggagaggagaaggcgGCAGGGGAGGCCGAGGAAGATGAtgaggaagaggatgaggaggaagaggaggacttGTCTTCTCCCCCAGGGCTGCCTGAGCCTCTGGAGAGTGTGGAGGTACCCCCAGGACCCCAGGCTCTTGCAGATGGCCCCCGGGAGCACAGCAAGAGTGCCAGCCTCCTGTTTGGCATGCGGAACAGTGCAGCCAGTGATGAGGACTCAAGCTGGGCTACCTTatcccagggcagcccctcctACGGCTCCCCGGAGGACACAG ATTCCTTCTGGAACCCTAACGCCTTCGAGACGGATTCCGACCTGCCGGCTGGATGGATGAGAGTTCAGGACACCTCAGGGACTTACTACTGGCACATCCCAACAGGGACCACCCAGTGGGAGCCCCCTGGCCGGGCCTCCCCCTCCCAGGGAAGCAGCCCCCGAGAGGAGTCCCAG CTCACCTGGACAGGCTTTGCCCACAGAGAAGGCTATGAGGATGGAGAATTTTGGAGG GATGAACCCAGTGAGGAAGCACCAATGGATTTGGGATTGAAGGACCCTGAGGAGGGGACACTGCCCTTCCCGGCTCAGAGCCTCAG CCCAGAGCCATTACCCCAAGAGGAGGAGAAGCTGCCCCAAAGGAATGCCAACCCAGGGATCAAG TGTTTTGCCGTGCGCTCCCTAGGCTGGGTGGAGATGACCGAGGAGGAGCTGGCCCCTGGACGCAGCAGCGTGGCCGTCAACAACTGTATCCGTCAGCTCTGCTACCACAAAAACAATCTGCACGACCCCAtgtctgggggctggggggag GGAAAGGAtctgctgctgcagctggaggATGAGACGCTAAAGCTGGTGGAGCCACAGAGTCAGGCCCTGCTGCACGCCCAGCCCATCGTCAGCATTCGCGTGTGGGGCGTCGGGCGGGACAGTGGAAG GGACTTTGCCTACGTAGCTCGTGATAAGCTGACCCAGATGCTCAAGTGCCACGTGTTTCGCTGTGAGGCACCTGCCAAGAACATCGCCACCAGCCTGCATGAGATCTGCTCTAAG aTCATGGCTGAACGGCGCAATGCCCGCTGTTTGGTAAATGGACTCTCCCTGGACCACTCTAAACTTGTAGACGTCCCTTTCCAAG TGGAATTCCCAGCACCTAAGAATGAGTTGGTGCAAAAGTTCCAAGTCTATTATCTGGGGAATGTTCCTGTGGCTAAACCTGTTG GTGTAGACGTAATAAATGGGGCCCTGGAATCCGTCCTGTCTTCCAGTAGCCGTGAGCAGTGGACACCAAGTCATGTCAGTGTGGCCCCTGCCACCCTCACTATCTTGCATCAGCAG ACAGAGGCGGTGCTGGGAGAGTGTCGGGTACGTTTCCTCTCCTTCCTAGCGGTGGGCAGAGATGTCCACACGTTTGCATTCATCATGGCTGCTGGCCCAGCCTCCTTCTGCTGCCACATGTTCTGGTGCGAGCCTAATGCTGCCAGCCTCTCCGAAGCTGTGCAGGCTGCATGCATG CTCCGCTACCAGAAGTGTCTCGATGCCCGCTCCCAGGcctccacctcctgcctccctgcaccccctgctGAGTCTGTTGCCCGCCGTGTAGGGTGGACTGTCCGCAGGGGTGTTCAGTCGCTGTGGGGCTCCCTCAAGCCCAAACGCCTGGGGGCCCATACCCCCTGA